A genome region from Brassica oleracea var. oleracea cultivar TO1000 chromosome C2, BOL, whole genome shotgun sequence includes the following:
- the LOC106322787 gene encoding translation initiation factor IF-2-like: protein MGGCASKPKESDILETSAVTENAVVESKNVESEAVSQEKADEVLAEKKEVSAVDGAETQKESEPAKPAEAEVAKPVEAEPAKPAEAEAAPEAVKTEATVKAVDETEPPKQEEAAPANDTKTKEEPLVTL, encoded by the exons ATGGGAGGCTGTGCGAGCAAACCTAAGGAGTCTGATATCCTTGAAACCTCTGCCGTGACTGAAAACGCCGTCGTGGAGTCCAAGAATGTGGAGTCCGAAGCCGTTTCTCAG GAGAAGGCAGACGAAGTTCTTGCAGAGAAGAAGGAAGTGTCTGCTGTAGATGGAGCAGAGACACAGAAGGAATCTGAACCAGCCAAACCGGCTGAGGCTGAGGTAGCCAAACCTGTCGAAGCAGAACCAGCCAAGCCTGCCGAGGCTGAGGCAGCTCCAGAGGCTGTGAAGACCGAAGCAACTGTCAAAGCTGTTGATGAGACTGAGCCACCAAAACAAGAGGAGGCTGCACCAGCCAATGACACCAAAACCAAGGAAGAGCCTCTTGTAACCCTTTAA